From the Streptococcus oralis ATCC 35037 genome, one window contains:
- the cysK gene encoding cysteine synthase A has product MAIYNNITELIGQTPIVKLNNIVPEGAADVYVKLEAFNPGSSVKDRIALSMIEKAEQDGILKPGATIVEATSGNTGIGLSWVGAAKGYKVVIVMPETMSVERRKIIQAYGAELVLTPGSEGMKGAIAKAQEIAAERDGFLPLQFNNPANPEVHERTTGAEILAAFGSDGLDAFVGGVGTGGTISGVSHALKAANSNIQVYAVEADESAILSGEKPGPHKIQGISAGFIPETLDTKAYDGIVRVTSDDALALGREIGGKEGFLVGISSAAAIYGAIEVAKKLGTGKKVLALAPDNGERYLSTALYEFEV; this is encoded by the coding sequence ATGGCTATTTATAACAATATCACTGAACTAATCGGACAAACACCGATTGTTAAACTTAACAACATTGTTCCAGAGGGTGCTGCAGACGTCTATGTTAAACTAGAAGCTTTTAACCCTGGATCGTCAGTAAAAGACCGCATTGCCCTTAGCATGATTGAAAAAGCGGAACAAGATGGTATTCTAAAACCGGGTGCTACCATTGTTGAAGCAACGAGTGGAAACACTGGTATCGGTCTTTCATGGGTCGGTGCCGCTAAAGGATATAAAGTTGTTATCGTCATGCCTGAAACAATGAGTGTGGAACGACGTAAGATTATCCAAGCCTATGGTGCTGAACTCGTCCTCACTCCTGGTAGCGAAGGAATGAAAGGAGCTATTGCTAAAGCTCAGGAAATCGCCGCTGAACGTGACGGCTTCCTTCCACTCCAATTTAATAATCCAGCTAACCCAGAAGTACACGAAAGAACAACAGGAGCTGAAATACTGGCTGCTTTCGGTTCTGATGGACTAGATGCTTTTGTGGGTGGTGTTGGTACTGGTGGAACGATCTCAGGTGTTTCTCACGCTCTTAAAGCAGCAAATTCAAACATTCAAGTTTATGCAGTTGAGGCAGACGAGTCAGCTATCTTGTCTGGTGAAAAACCAGGACCTCACAAAATTCAAGGTATCTCAGCTGGATTTATTCCTGAAACACTTGATACAAAGGCCTATGATGGTATCGTCCGCGTAACGTCAGATGATGCTTTAGCACTTGGCCGTGAAATTGGTGGAAAAGAAGGCTTCCTTGTTGGGATTTCTTCAGCTGCAGCGATTTACGGGGCAATTGAGGTTGCCAAGAAATTAGGTACAGGTAAGAAAGTACTTGCTTTAGCACCAGATAACGGCGAACGTTATTTGTCTACAGCACTCTATGAATTTGAAGTGTAG
- the mreD gene encoding rod shape-determining protein MreD, translating to MRLLKQIGIFFLLPFVVLIDAHIGQLAGSFFPHFHLASHFLFLFLLFETIEVSEYLYLAYCGIVGLVYDIYFFHLIGIATLLFILIGASLHKFNSVILLNRWTRMLTIVVMSFLFDMGSYLLALAMGLTVESMPVFIVYSLVPSMILNFLWMLIFQYIFEKCYL from the coding sequence ATGAGACTGTTAAAACAAATTGGTATTTTCTTTTTACTCCCTTTTGTTGTACTAATTGATGCACATATTGGACAATTAGCGGGATCCTTCTTCCCTCACTTTCATTTAGCAAGTCATTTTCTGTTTTTATTTCTCTTGTTTGAGACAATTGAGGTTTCAGAATATCTCTATCTAGCTTATTGCGGTATAGTGGGTTTGGTGTACGATATCTATTTTTTCCACTTGATAGGAATTGCAACACTTCTATTTATCTTGATAGGAGCTTCGCTCCATAAATTTAATAGTGTAATTTTGCTAAACCGTTGGACAAGAATGTTAACAATAGTTGTGATGAGTTTCCTATTTGATATGGGGAGCTACCTCCTTGCTCTTGCTATGGGATTGACAGTAGAATCGATGCCAGTTTTCATCGTCTATAGCCTTGTCCCATCAATGATTTTAAACTTTTTATGGATGCTTATTTTCCAATATATTTTTGAAAAATGTTATCTATAA
- a CDS encoding PH domain-containing protein, with translation MAFGKFIQGLAGNFSEENKETLIKEYGQYLLENEEIQSGYKLIRDSIIFTNIRIIFTDKQGATGRKVSVKSLFLMNIVNVEMETAGAGIDDSEITITYLENVFLKAHNEHLSFHKFEFPKKTDILPLYTYLLELAYHNRLKINGLDL, from the coding sequence ATGGCTTTTGGGAAATTTATTCAAGGACTTGCTGGAAACTTTAGCGAGGAGAACAAAGAGACTCTTATTAAAGAATATGGACAATATCTACTAGAGAATGAAGAAATTCAAAGTGGATATAAACTTATTCGCGATTCAATTATCTTTACAAATATCCGTATTATTTTTACAGATAAGCAAGGAGCCACTGGTCGCAAGGTGTCTGTTAAGTCACTCTTTTTGATGAACATTGTAAACGTTGAAATGGAAACTGCTGGAGCAGGTATAGATGATAGTGAGATTACAATCACTTACTTAGAAAATGTCTTTCTAAAAGCACATAATGAGCATCTGAGTTTCCATAAATTTGAATTCCCTAAAAAAACGGACATCCTCCCTCTTTACACCTATTTATTAGAATTGGCTTATCACAATCGATTAAAAATTAATGGCTTAGACCTTTGA
- the tsf gene encoding translation elongation factor Ts, which yields MAEITAKLVKELREKSGAGVMDAKKALVETDGDIEKAIELLREKGMAKAAKKADRVAAEGLTGVFVNGNVAAVVEVNAETDFVAKNAQFVDLVNATAKVIAEGKPANNEEALALTMPSGETLEAAYVSATATIGEKISFRRFALLEKTDAQHFGAYQHNGGRIGVISVIEGGDEALAKQISMHIAAMKPTVLSYKELDEQFVKDELAQLNHVIDQDNESRAMVGKPALPHLKYGSKAQLTDEVIAQAEADIKAELAAEGKPEKIWDKIIPGKMDRFMLDNTKVDQAYTLLAQLYIMDDSKTVEAYLESVNASVVEFARFEVGEGIEKAANDFEAEVAATMAAALNN from the coding sequence ATGGCAGAAATTACAGCTAAACTTGTAAAAGAGTTGCGTGAAAAATCTGGTGCCGGTGTTATGGACGCTAAAAAAGCGCTTGTAGAAACAGACGGTGACATCGAAAAAGCGATTGAATTGCTTCGCGAAAAAGGTATGGCGAAGGCAGCTAAGAAAGCTGACCGTGTTGCTGCAGAAGGTTTGACTGGTGTATTTGTTAATGGTAACGTTGCAGCAGTAGTTGAAGTAAATGCTGAAACTGACTTCGTTGCGAAAAACGCTCAATTCGTTGACTTGGTAAACGCAACAGCTAAAGTAATTGCTGAAGGAAAACCAGCGAACAACGAAGAAGCTCTTGCTTTGACAATGCCTTCAGGTGAAACTCTTGAAGCTGCATATGTATCTGCAACAGCTACAATCGGTGAAAAAATCTCATTCCGTCGTTTTGCTTTGCTTGAAAAAACAGATGCGCAACACTTTGGAGCATACCAACACAATGGTGGACGTATCGGTGTTATCTCTGTAATCGAAGGTGGAGACGAAGCGCTTGCTAAACAAATCTCAATGCATATTGCTGCGATGAAACCAACAGTTCTTTCTTACAAAGAATTGGATGAGCAATTCGTTAAAGATGAGTTGGCACAATTGAACCACGTAATCGACCAAGATAACGAAAGCCGTGCAATGGTTGGTAAACCAGCTCTTCCACACTTGAAGTATGGATCAAAAGCACAATTGACTGATGAAGTGATTGCTCAAGCTGAAGCTGATATCAAAGCTGAGTTGGCTGCAGAAGGCAAACCAGAAAAAATCTGGGACAAAATCATCCCAGGTAAAATGGACCGCTTCATGCTTGACAACACTAAAGTTGACCAAGCATACACACTTCTTGCACAACTATACATCATGGATGACAGCAAGACAGTTGAAGCTTACCTTGAATCAGTAAATGCTTCAGTAGTTGAGTTCGCTCGCTTTGAAGTTGGTGAAGGTATTGAGAAAGCTGCAAACGACTTTGAAGCAGAAGTTGCAGCTACAATGGCAGCAGCCTTGAATAACTAA
- the rpsB gene encoding 30S ribosomal protein S2 yields the protein MAVISMKQLLEAGVHFGHQTRRWNPKMAKYIFTERNGIHVIDLQQTVKYADQAYDFMRDAAANDAVVLFVGTKKQAADAVKEEAERSGQYYINHRWLGGTLTNWGTIQKRIARLKEIKRMEEEGIFDVLPKKEVALLNKQRARLEKFLGGIEDMPRIPDVMYVVDPHKEQIAVKEAKKLGIPVVAMVDTNTDPDDIDVIIPANDDAIRAVKLITAKLADAIIEGRQGEDAAAVEAEFAASEAQADSIEEIVEVVEGDNA from the coding sequence ATGGCAGTAATTTCAATGAAACAACTTCTTGAGGCTGGTGTACACTTTGGTCACCAAACTCGTCGCTGGAACCCTAAGATGGCTAAGTACATCTTCACTGAGCGTAACGGAATCCACGTTATCGACTTGCAACAAACTGTAAAATACGCTGACCAAGCATACGACTTTATGCGTGATGCGGCAGCTAACGATGCAGTTGTATTGTTTGTTGGTACTAAAAAACAAGCTGCTGACGCTGTTAAAGAAGAAGCAGAACGTTCAGGTCAATACTACATCAACCACCGTTGGTTGGGTGGAACTCTTACTAACTGGGGAACTATCCAAAAACGTATTGCTCGTTTGAAAGAAATCAAACGTATGGAAGAAGAAGGAATCTTCGACGTTCTTCCTAAGAAAGAAGTTGCACTTCTTAACAAACAACGTGCACGTCTTGAAAAATTCTTGGGTGGTATTGAAGACATGCCTCGTATCCCAGATGTAATGTACGTAGTTGACCCACATAAAGAACAAATCGCTGTTAAAGAAGCTAAAAAATTGGGTATCCCAGTTGTAGCGATGGTTGACACAAACACTGACCCAGACGATATCGATGTAATCATCCCAGCTAACGATGACGCTATCCGCGCTGTTAAATTGATCACAGCTAAATTGGCTGACGCTATCATCGAAGGACGTCAAGGTGAAGATGCAGCAGCAGTTGAAGCTGAATTTGCAGCTTCAGAAGCTCAAGCTGACTCAATCGAAGAAATCGTTGAAGTTGTAGAAGGCGACAACGCTTAA
- a CDS encoding acetyl-CoA C-acetyltransferase encodes MKDVVIVSAVRTPIGSFGGSLKNVSAVDLGALVIKNALEKANVKPEQVDEVIMGNVLGAGLGQNVARQMSVHAGLPEFTPAFTINKVCGSGLKAVQLAAQAIRCGDADIIVTGGAENMSQAPYVLPSFRWGGRMGDSKVVDTMIKDGLSDAFNEYHMGITAESVAEEYGISREEQDALALESQKRAVAAIESGHFKEEIVPVVIPQRKGDPIVFDTDEYPRKDVSLESLSKLGPVFKKDGSVTAGNASGINDGAAAVLMMSAEKAEELGLSVIARIRSYASAGLDPKMMGCGPIYATRKALEKGNLTVEDLDLIESNEAFAAQACAVGKTLGFNTDIVNVNGGAIALGHPIGASGCRILVTLVHEMMKRDAKTGLATLCIGGGMGTALIVER; translated from the coding sequence ATGAAAGACGTGGTGATTGTTTCTGCAGTACGAACTCCAATAGGCTCCTTTGGAGGAAGTTTGAAGAATGTTTCAGCTGTTGATTTGGGAGCGTTGGTTATTAAGAATGCTTTGGAAAAAGCCAATGTCAAACCAGAGCAGGTAGACGAAGTGATTATGGGGAATGTCCTAGGCGCAGGTTTAGGTCAAAACGTAGCTCGTCAAATGAGCGTTCATGCAGGACTCCCTGAATTTACACCAGCCTTTACTATCAACAAGGTTTGTGGTTCCGGTTTGAAGGCCGTGCAGTTGGCTGCTCAAGCGATTCGATGTGGCGATGCAGATATTATCGTAACTGGTGGTGCAGAAAACATGAGTCAGGCGCCATACGTTTTGCCAAGTTTCCGTTGGGGTGGCCGTATGGGCGATTCGAAAGTGGTAGATACTATGATTAAGGACGGTTTGTCTGATGCCTTTAACGAATACCATATGGGGATTACAGCTGAGAGTGTGGCTGAAGAATATGGCATCAGTAGAGAAGAGCAAGATGCTCTTGCTTTAGAGTCACAAAAACGAGCAGTTGCAGCTATAGAATCTGGACACTTTAAAGAAGAGATTGTGCCAGTTGTCATTCCTCAACGCAAAGGCGATCCTATCGTTTTTGATACAGATGAATATCCTAGAAAAGATGTTAGCTTGGAGAGCCTGTCTAAGCTAGGTCCGGTTTTCAAAAAAGACGGTTCTGTCACAGCGGGAAATGCTTCCGGTATCAATGACGGAGCAGCCGCTGTCTTGATGATGAGTGCTGAAAAAGCGGAAGAATTAGGGCTTTCAGTGATTGCCCGCATTCGTTCGTATGCAAGTGCAGGTTTGGATCCTAAGATGATGGGATGTGGACCGATTTATGCGACTCGCAAGGCTCTTGAAAAAGGCAATTTGACAGTTGAAGATCTCGACTTGATTGAGTCAAATGAAGCTTTTGCTGCTCAGGCTTGTGCGGTTGGTAAAACACTTGGTTTCAACACAGATATTGTTAACGTCAATGGTGGCGCCATTGCTCTTGGTCACCCAATTGGGGCTTCCGGTTGCCGTATCTTAGTGACTCTGGTACATGAGATGATGAAACGTGATGCTAAAACTGGCTTAGCAACTCTCTGTATCGGAGGAGGGATGGGGACTGCCCTTATCGTGGAACGTTAG
- the hpf gene encoding ribosome hibernation-promoting factor, HPF/YfiA family, whose protein sequence is MIKYSIRGENLEVTEAIRDYVVSKLEKIEKYFQPEQELDARVNLKVYREKTAKVEVTIPLGSITLRAEDISQDMYGSIDLVTDKIERQIRKNKTKIERKNKSKVATSQLFTDALVEDADVVQPKVVRSKQIDLKPMDLEEALLQMDLLGHDFFIYVDVEDQTTNVLYRREDGEVGLLEVKES, encoded by the coding sequence ATGATTAAATATAGTATCCGTGGTGAAAACCTAGAAGTAACAGAAGCAATTCGTGATTATGTAGTTTCTAAACTCGAAAAGATCGAAAAGTATTTCCAACCTGAGCAGGAGTTGGATGCACGTGTGAACTTGAAAGTTTACCGTGAAAAAACAGCAAAGGTTGAGGTAACAATTCCACTTGGATCTATCACTCTTCGTGCTGAAGATATTTCCCAAGATATGTATGGTTCTATCGATCTTGTAACAGATAAAATTGAACGTCAGATTCGTAAAAATAAAACTAAAATCGAACGTAAGAATAAAAGTAAAGTTGCGACAAGTCAACTCTTTACAGATGCTCTAGTTGAAGATGCAGATGTTGTGCAACCCAAAGTCGTTCGTTCAAAACAAATTGATTTAAAGCCAATGGATTTAGAAGAAGCTCTTCTCCAAATGGATTTATTGGGACATGATTTCTTTATCTATGTAGATGTAGAAGATCAAACAACTAATGTTTTGTATCGCCGTGAAGATGGAGAAGTTGGTTTGTTAGAAGTAAAAGAATCATAA
- the pcsB gene encoding peptidoglycan hydrolase PcsB, translating into MKKKILASLLLSTVLVSQAAVLTTVHAETTDEKIAAQDSKISNLTSQQKEAQKQVDEIQTQVTAIQTQQTNLEAENETLQAESKKLEGEITELSKNIVARNESLEKQARSAQTNGAATSYINTIVNSKSITEAISRVAAMSEIVSANNKMLEQQKADKKSIAEKQVANNEAINTVIANQQTLADDAQALTTKQAELKVAELNLAAEKATAESDKATLLEQKAAAEAEAKAAAEAEAAYKARQTSQQQSVVASGNTTLSDQVQATSSSSSDDDSSYTPAPAPTPTRQRPTYSTNASSYPTGECTWGAKTLAPWAGDYWGNGAQWATSAAAAGFRTGSTPQVGAIACWNDGGYGHVAVVTAVSSSTSIQVSESNYGGDRTIGNKRGWFNPTTTSEGYVTYIYPN; encoded by the coding sequence ATGAAGAAAAAAATCTTAGCGTCACTTTTATTAAGTACAGTATTAGTGTCTCAAGCGGCAGTATTGACAACTGTCCACGCTGAAACAACTGATGAAAAGATTGCTGCTCAAGATAGTAAGATTAGTAATTTGACATCTCAACAAAAAGAAGCTCAAAAACAAGTAGATGAAATCCAAACGCAAGTTACAGCTATCCAAACTCAACAAACGAACTTGGAAGCTGAGAATGAAACTCTACAAGCTGAATCTAAAAAACTTGAAGGAGAAATTACAGAGCTTTCTAAGAACATTGTTGCTCGTAATGAATCTTTGGAGAAACAAGCACGTAGCGCACAAACAAACGGTGCTGCAACTAGCTACATCAATACAATTGTAAACTCAAAATCAATTACAGAAGCTATTTCACGTGTTGCAGCAATGAGCGAGATTGTATCAGCTAACAACAAAATGTTGGAACAACAGAAAGCTGATAAGAAATCTATCGCTGAAAAACAGGTTGCAAATAATGAAGCAATCAACACTGTCATTGCGAACCAACAAACGCTTGCTGACGATGCACAAGCATTGACAACAAAACAAGCAGAGTTGAAAGTTGCTGAGTTAAACCTTGCTGCAGAGAAAGCTACTGCAGAAAGTGATAAAGCTACTTTGTTGGAACAAAAAGCAGCAGCAGAGGCAGAAGCAAAAGCGGCAGCTGAAGCAGAAGCGGCTTATAAAGCACGTCAAACAAGCCAACAACAATCAGTTGTTGCTTCTGGAAATACAACACTTTCAGATCAAGTGCAAGCAACTTCAAGCTCTTCATCAGATGATGATTCAAGCTACACTCCGGCACCTGCACCAACTCCAACAAGACAGCGTCCAACATACAGTACAAATGCTTCAAGTTATCCAACTGGAGAATGTACTTGGGGAGCTAAGACATTAGCGCCTTGGGCTGGAGATTACTGGGGTAACGGAGCGCAGTGGGCTACAAGTGCAGCAGCTGCAGGATTCCGTACTGGATCAACTCCACAAGTTGGTGCGATTGCATGTTGGAATGACGGTGGATATGGACACGTAGCGGTTGTTACAGCAGTTTCATCATCAACTAGCATTCAAGTATCAGAATCAAACTATGGTGGAGATCGTACAATCGGTAACAAACGTGGATGGTTTAACCCAACAACAACTTCTGAAGGTTACGTAACATACATCTATCCAAACTAA
- a CDS encoding ComF family protein, giving the protein MNCLLCGQTTKSELTFSSLFLLKDDCSYLCSACASSFERIGENYCPNCMKTGMSTKCQDCKLWCKEGIQVDHKAIFTYNQAMKDFFSRYKFDGDFLLRKVFASVLAEELKKYRGYQFVLIPLSPERLLERGFNQVEGLVEATGFSFKDILGKREESASSSKSRLERLATEIPFFIKDGISFPKKILLIDDIYTTGATVNRVKRLLEEAGALEVKTFSLVR; this is encoded by the coding sequence ATGAACTGTTTATTATGTGGCCAGACTACAAAGAGTGAGCTGACTTTTAGCAGTCTCTTCCTTTTGAAGGATGATTGCAGTTATCTTTGCTCAGCTTGTGCTTCTAGTTTTGAGAGGATTGGTGAGAATTATTGCCCAAACTGTATGAAAACAGGCATGTCAACTAAGTGTCAAGATTGTAAACTTTGGTGTAAAGAAGGAATTCAGGTTGATCATAAGGCAATCTTTACCTATAATCAAGCTATGAAAGACTTTTTCAGTCGATATAAGTTTGATGGCGATTTTTTGCTTAGAAAGGTTTTTGCTTCTGTTCTTGCTGAGGAGCTGAAAAAGTATAGAGGATATCAATTTGTGTTGATTCCCCTAAGCCCTGAAAGATTGCTTGAGAGGGGGTTTAACCAAGTCGAAGGTTTGGTTGAGGCAACAGGCTTTTCTTTTAAAGATATATTAGGAAAAAGAGAAGAGAGCGCTAGTTCTTCTAAAAGCCGTTTGGAAAGGTTAGCTACTGAAATTCCATTTTTTATTAAAGATGGTATCTCATTTCCTAAGAAGATTTTGCTGATTGATGACATCTATACAACAGGGGCAACTGTGAATCGTGTGAAACGACTTTTGGAAGAAGCAGGTGCTTTGGAAGTTAAAACTTTTTCCCTTGTAAGATAA
- the mreC gene encoding rod shape-determining protein MreC, with translation MNRFKKSKYLIIVFVTVLAVSVLLVTTYSSAIVTKLGDGISLVDRIVQKPFQWFDTFKSDLGHLTQTYNENESLKKQLYQLEVESNQSESLKNENEQLRQLLDMKSKLQATKTISADVIMRAPVSWKQELTIDVGSSKGASENMLAIANGGLIGSVSKVEDHSTTINLLTNTENSDKISVKILHGSTEIYGIIVGYDKESELLKISQLNSNSDISAGDKVTTGGLGNFNVKDIPVGEVVATTHSSDYLTKEVTVKLSADTKNLHVVELVGN, from the coding sequence ATGAACCGTTTTAAAAAATCAAAATATCTAATCATCGTTTTTGTCACAGTTCTGGCAGTTTCTGTTCTATTAGTGACAACCTATTCAAGCGCTATTGTGACGAAACTAGGAGATGGGATTTCTTTAGTAGATAGAATTGTTCAAAAACCCTTTCAGTGGTTTGATACTTTTAAATCAGATTTGGGACATTTGACGCAGACTTACAATGAAAACGAAAGTCTAAAAAAACAGCTTTATCAACTAGAGGTGGAGTCTAATCAATCAGAAAGTTTAAAAAATGAAAATGAACAATTACGTCAGTTGCTGGATATGAAGTCAAAATTGCAGGCTACAAAAACCATTTCAGCAGATGTGATTATGCGAGCTCCAGTATCTTGGAAACAAGAGTTAACAATTGATGTGGGAAGTTCAAAAGGAGCTTCTGAAAATATGTTGGCCATTGCAAACGGGGGTTTGATTGGTAGTGTTTCAAAGGTGGAGGATCATTCAACAACGATCAACCTATTGACAAACACCGAAAATTCAGACAAAATTTCTGTTAAAATCCTGCATGGCTCTACTGAAATTTACGGGATTATCGTTGGTTATGATAAGGAATCTGAACTGCTTAAAATTAGTCAATTAAACAGCAACAGCGACATTAGCGCGGGAGACAAGGTGACTACAGGGGGGCTCGGAAACTTTAATGTTAAGGATATCCCTGTTGGAGAGGTTGTTGCTACAACACACAGCAGTGATTATCTAACAAAGGAGGTAACAGTAAAGTTAAGTGCTGACACCAAAAATCTTCATGTGGTTGAGTTAGTGGGGAATTAG
- a CDS encoding DEAD/DEAH box helicase: MKVNPNYLGRLFTEKELTKEECQMAEKLPAMRKEKGKLFCQRCNSSILEEWHLPIGAYYCRECLLMKRVRSDQALYYFSQEDFPKQDVLKWRGQLTPFQEKLSEGLIRAVEKKEPTLVHAVTGAGKTEMIYQVVAKVIDDGGAVCLASPRIDVCLELYKRLQNDFACDIALLHGESEPYFRTPLVIATTHQLLKFYHAFDLLIVDEVDAFPYVDNSMLYYAVKNSVKEDGLRIFLTATSTDELDRKVHTGELKRLSLPRRFHGNPLIIPKPVWLSDFNHCLEKSQLSSKLKTYIEKQRRTGYPLLIFASEIKKGEKLKEILKEQYPNENIGFVSSVTEDRLEQVQAFRDGELTILISTTILERGVTFPCVDVFVVEANHRLFTKSSLIQIGGRVGRSMDRPTGELLFFHDGLNASIKKAIKEIKQMNKEAGL; encoded by the coding sequence ATGAAAGTAAATCCAAATTACCTCGGTCGCTTGTTTACTGAGAAAGAATTAACAAAAGAAGAATGTCAGATGGCTGAGAAACTTCCAGCAATGAGAAAAGAGAAAGGGAAACTGTTTTGTCAACGTTGTAATAGTAGTATTCTAGAAGAATGGCATTTGCCTATTGGTGCCTACTATTGTAGGGAGTGTTTGCTGATGAAGCGAGTCAGGAGTGATCAAGCCTTATACTATTTTTCGCAGGAAGATTTTCCAAAGCAAGATGTTCTCAAATGGCGTGGTCAGTTAACCCCTTTTCAGGAAAAGTTATCAGAGGGGTTGATTCGAGCAGTCGAAAAGAAAGAACCGACTTTAGTTCATGCTGTGACGGGTGCTGGAAAGACAGAGATGATTTATCAAGTTGTAGCTAAAGTGATTGATGATGGTGGTGCAGTTTGTTTGGCAAGCCCTAGAATTGATGTATGTTTAGAACTGTATAAGCGACTGCAGAATGACTTTGCTTGTGATATAGCGCTACTCCATGGCGAATCAGAGCCCTATTTTCGAACTCCCTTAGTAATTGCAACAACTCATCAGTTATTAAAATTTTATCATGCTTTTGATTTGTTGATAGTGGATGAGGTAGATGCCTTTCCTTATGTTGATAACTCTATGCTTTACTATGCTGTAAAGAATAGTGTAAAGGAGGATGGATTAAGGATATTCCTTACAGCAACTTCTACAGATGAGTTAGATAGGAAGGTTCACACAGGAGAATTAAAACGATTAAGCTTGCCGAGACGGTTTCATGGAAATCCTTTGATTATTCCTAAACCAGTCTGGTTATCGGATTTTAATCACTGTTTAGAGAAAAGTCAGTTGTCATCCAAGTTAAAGACCTACATTGAGAAACAGAGAAGAACAGGTTATCCTTTGCTGATTTTTGCATCAGAGATTAAAAAAGGCGAGAAACTAAAAGAAATCTTGAAGGAGCAGTACCCGAATGAGAATATCGGATTTGTGTCTTCTGTCACAGAAGACCGATTAGAGCAGGTGCAAGCTTTTCGAGATGGAGAACTAACAATACTGATCAGTACGACAATCTTGGAACGCGGGGTTACCTTCCCTTGTGTGGATGTTTTCGTAGTAGAAGCTAATCATCGTCTCTTTACCAAGTCTAGTTTGATTCAGATTGGAGGGCGAGTTGGACGCAGTATGGATAGACCAACTGGTGAGTTGCTCTTCTTTCATGATGGATTAAATGCTTCCATCAAAAAGGCAATCAAGGAAATCAAGCAGATGAATAAGGAGGCAGGGTTATGA
- a CDS encoding YigZ family protein, translated as MEFRTIKEDGQVQEEIKKSRFICYAKRVYSEEEARDFITAIKKEHYKATHNCSAFIIGERSEIKRTSDDGEPSGTAGVPMLGVLENHNLTNLCVVVTRYFGGIKLGAGGLIRAYAGSVALAVKEIGIIEIKEQAGIAIQMSYAQYQEYGNFLKEHHLMELDTNFTDQIATMIYVDKEEKEKIKAALVEFFNGKVTLTDQGLREVEVPVNLV; from the coding sequence ATGGAATTTAGAACAATTAAAGAGGATGGGCAGGTCCAAGAAGAAATCAAAAAATCACGCTTTATCTGTTATGCCAAGCGTGTCTATAGTGAAGAAGAAGCTCGTGACTTTATCACTGCTATCAAAAAAGAACACTACAAAGCCACCCATAACTGCTCTGCTTTTATTATTGGGGAACGCAGTGAGATCAAGCGTACGAGTGATGATGGGGAACCTAGTGGTACTGCTGGAGTCCCTATGCTGGGTGTCTTAGAAAATCATAATTTAACCAATCTCTGTGTGGTAGTGACACGCTACTTTGGTGGCATCAAACTAGGTGCTGGCGGTTTGATTCGTGCTTATGCAGGTAGTGTGGCCTTGGCTGTCAAAGAAATTGGCATTATTGAAATCAAAGAACAGGCTGGTATAGCCATTCAGATGTCTTACGCTCAGTATCAAGAATATGGCAATTTCCTTAAAGAGCATCATCTCATGGAGCTGGATACAAACTTTACAGATCAAATTGCTACAATGATCTATGTTGATAAGGAAGAGAAAGAAAAGATCAAAGCTGCTCTTGTTGAGTTCTTTAATGGAAAGGTTACTTTAACAGATCAAGGTTTACGAGAAGTTGAAGTCCCTGTAAACCTAGTGTAA